The segment GTCCTCTCGAACAACGTCGACGGCACCCACACCGTCCTCCAGGCCGCCGTCGACGAGGGCGTCGAGAAGGTCGCGTTCGCCTCCTCGAACCACGCCGTCAAGCACTACGAGACCGAGCGCAAACCCGACCTCTACCGCGAGCACGACGACTTCCTGCTGGACGGCTCGGAACTCCCTCGCCCCGGGAACCTCTACGGCGTCTCGAAGGCCGCCGGCGAGACCCTCGGCCGCTACTACCACGACGAACACGACCTCAGCTTCGTCGCCGTCCGCATCGGGAACCTCACCGAGGAACACCCCCCGAAGGACTACGAGCGCGGCCAGGCGATGTGGCTCTCCTACCGCGACTGCGGGCACCTCTTCCAGCGCACCATCGAAGCCGACTACGACTACGAGATCGTGTACGGCATCAGCAACAACGACCGAAAGTACTACTCGCTCGAGAACGCAAAGGACGTCCTCGGCTACGAACCGCGGGACAACTCCGCGGAGTACGCGGGCGAGTAGGGTGCTTTTCGAGCGCTTTTACCCCGTTGAGAAAAGTCGGATTTCTCTGCATCATCCCGCCCTGTTCTTGTAGTCATACAGGACGGTTAGGTAGGCCACTGAAATGCGTCAGTTCTCTTGTAAGTAAACCGCAAGAGGCCTAGTTTTTACGGTAGAACGCAAGACTGCAGAAGGAAAATTGGAACAAAGGCTATCTTTGTCTTTTTATCGTCTTCTTATGGGTTCCTAAGAGAATCAACCCTGAGACCCGGTTCGAAGTTCAGAACCCCCGACCATCTTAAATAGAAGAGCAGAGCAGGCTCTGGGATTTGAACCTGTTCCTCTTTGTTAGAAACGAAGTCAAAGATATAGTCATCAACATCTTCATCTTGTTTTACCCATTTATTCATCCTTTTTAGGTGCTTAGTTACGTTCCCGCTCTGGGGAGGTTTGCCTGCACATCCGATCCTTATTTTCTTCTTTAGCTCATTCAAGCTATAGCTTGTGCTAGGTTCATTCGCTGCAATCCCCCGTAGTATGGCATCATATCTGGTCCCTTTTGTGCCGTCAACAAATTCAAATTTATCTTCACTTCTCCCATGTGTCCGACCGCTGATAAGACCGAATTCCGTGGAATAGTTTTCATTCAAAGAGCTTGCAGCATTTTTGAGGATTTTTATTGCATCTTGTTCGCTCCCATAGATGTCCACCTCATCCTCTTGTTTATAGTATATGTCATTTGATACGCAAAAATGGTAGCAGAACTTTTGCATCAGCTGAGGGGATTCGAGTGCTTCAAAAGCAAGGGTTTCCACAAAGTCGTCGTTGACCTCGATATTTAGCTTATCAAATCCCTTGTTTGCGATCTGGACAAGGTCGTCCTCCGACCACTGGCGAAGAGAAATCGTATCGACTCGTGAATTTAAATCGGAGTCGGCAGAAGTGAGTGCATCACCTCGATAGTCGATATATCCCACGCAAATTAACGCGTCTCTGTCTATTGCCTCCTTAATTTCTTCAGCAATATCCTTATGAATATCATCGGGTATTTTGTGAGCGTCGTCGATGAAAATCACAAACCGTTCCTCCTGAAAAAGCTCAAGAACAGTATCTATCCCTAGATTCTTTTCTTCGATTATAGTCTCAAACTCTACTTCTGTATCGTCTTTCTTATATTGCCCAGTTATTGCTTTGATACTTGCCGCCAGTTTTTTGCTAGTTGTTTTTCTCTCTCCTTCCTTTGTTTCTTTAGTGTATTTCGTGGGTTCGTCTAATTTATTCAGCACTATCTTCCACAAGTCGTCCTTTGACTCGACTTTGTTTCCCCTTACAGGAACATGATTTGATGGCACCCTCTCAACCTCTTCTACGACATACTTCACTAATGCTGACTTACCCGTTTTTGAGGGTCCAGAGATAGAAACTGCGGCTGTTTCTTTGAATAAGTAATCTGCTAGTTCCTCCTCTTTATGTCCTTCTCGCCTCCGGATATAGGTGTGTTCGGGATAGCCGGTTTCCCGAAATACCTTCCCAACCCTTAAGTCATTCATTCTGGAAAAAAGACATGGTGGCGTGTATTAAACGTTAGCCATTCGCAGATTCCTATATGGAGTCCATCAGCGGCAAAATTAATACGGGAAGTCAAGAAAGGTTAGTTCTTCATGTGGAATTCTTACTGCTCTGTGCCCTCTGATGCGTGCGGCAACTCCGCGGAGTACGCTGGCGAGTAGCCGCGAGCGGCCGATCCACTGCGGCTGCGAGTGGGCGCGGCGCTACGATTGCTCGTCGACGTCCGCACCGGCGGCGTTGCGCTGCACGCTCTCGATGCCGTTCCTCGCGCCGGCCTTCCGGTCGTAGCCTTCGCCGCTGTCCGCGATCACGTTCCCGTTGTCGTGACGGAGCCGCCACCGCCACTCGTTCGCGCGGTCGCGATAGATCTCGAACGTCGCCTTGCTTCCCGCGGGGACGGTCTCGGCGACCTCCTCGGTCGCCTCCCGCTCGCCCGCTGCGTCTGCGTCGTCTCCTCCCGCACCCGCGTCGTCTGGCGACTCCGCGTCCGCGTCTACGGCGTCGCTCCCGATGCCGCTCGCCGCGACGTCGGCGTCGGTGTCGACGTCGCCGTCGGCCGCCGGCCACGCGAACTCGACCTCGTAACTCGACTCGTCGCCCTCGCGCTCCACGTCGACCTCCATCTCGACCTCGCCCGGCGGCGTGACCGTCACCGAGTCGGCGACCGGAACGGCGTCGCCGCTGTCGAACGCGTTCGCCACGTTGTGCAGGTACGACGCGATCGCTTTCCGGGTCGCAGTCTGAGTGGTCTTGTAGAGGGGTTCATCCGACATGCTCTAATCGACGGCCGCCGCGCGGATAACTGTTGAGCCGTACTCGTCGGGCAGTCCCCGCGCTCTCTCAGGCCGCACGCGTATATCTCCTCGCGTGCTATCGTTTGGCATGGGAGCCGAGGACCGGAACGACGACGAGTCCGCGGGCGACGCAGACGACCTCACCGACGCGGAGGCGTCGGCGCTGCACGAGGTCGAACTCGGCATCGAGCACCTGCATCGCGCGCACGGACACCTCGTCGCGTTCCACCACGCAACCGGCCGCGGTATGGACCACCTCGCCGACGCCGAAACGCGCCTGCGCGAGACCGGGCACGACGCGCTCGCCGACGCCATCCGCGACGAGTTCCTCCCCCGGGGCGTCGCCGAGAGCGGACACCCCGACGACCCCGGACGGTGGTCGTACGACCTCCTCGAGACCTACGAGGAATCGTTCCTCCGCGACATCGTCGCGTTCGGCGCAGACGCCACCGACGAGATCGCCGGCGGCCGCCGGCACGTGAAGGAACGACGCCAGGAACGCGAGTGGAAGGACCGCGCCGAGCGAGACTGAGCCAACAGGGCTGGTCGAGCCGACCGGCCCGGCTCGCTGGCGTCAGTCGAAGAGGCCGTCGACGTCGCTCGCACTGATAGTCACTCGAACAGGCCGTCGACGTCGCTCGCACTGATAGTCACTCGAACAGGCCGTCGACGTCGCTCGCACTGATAGTCACTCGAACAGGCCGTCGACGTCGCTCGCGCGGTGGTCGCGGCGCTCGACGTGGTCGGCGAGGCGCTGGTAGACGATCGCGTAGTCGTCGTCGGCTGTCGCGAAGTCGACGAGGAACCGCTCCAGTTTCGCGGCCTCGTTCCGCGCGCTCGCGGCGCGGTCGTCGTCGGATTGGCGCTGGCGGTCCTCGCGAGCGTACGCGGCGGCGCGTTCGACGACGGACGCGTCGAGTCCGCGTTCCGCCGCGAGCGCTTCGGCGGCGAGCGCCGCGGCATCCGGCGCGAGTCGCTCGCGCGTCACGCGCTCGCCCTCGAACTCGAGGACGGGCATCGCGCGGCGTTCGACGACCTCGGGGTCGCTCGCGAGCGTCTCCAGCACGCGGCGGACGAGCGCGACGTCCACCCCACTGTAGTCGTCGGGGACGCCGTCGAGGTACTCGAGCGCGCTCTCGGCGAGCCCCACGCACCCCTCCCAGTTACGCCCGCGAGCGTGATGCACCGCCGCCGTCAACTGCACGAGCCCCTGGAGGAATCGACCGTCGGCGTCGTCGCGGTCGCTCTCCAGCCACGCCCCCTCCAGCGGGTCGTGGGCCGCGTGATAGAACCCGTCGTTGAACAACGCCAGCCCCGCACGAAGATTCGCTCGCACACCGACCCGTACGCACTCGCCGACCAACGGTCTTTCCGTCCACCGGCCTCGAACCGACTCGCGCGTCGCGCCGGTCGCCACGGCGACGTCGACGCTGGCTCGTCTCGTTTGGGAGGCATGCTCTCGGTCAACCAGCTCTTTCACGTAACACAAGGCTTGCAGTTCTTCGACGCGAACGATGACGCATGCGACGTCGTGCTCTCCTTCGAACGACCGCCGCAACGACCGCGCTCGGCGCCATCGCCGGCTGCCTCGACGGATCCGGCGACGACGACTCCGAGACAGAGACCACCGCGACCGACGACGGAACCACGACGCCGGCGACCGAGTCGACCACGACGACGCCGGCGCTCGAGGTGACGTCCCGGGACATCCAGACCGAGTCGACCGACTGCGGGAGCGAGAACGCCGGCAGCATCGAGTTCACCGACAGCGGTGCGGATATCAGTGGCTCCGTCCCAGCGAACACGCCCTGTTACGAGGCGCAGTACGTGAACGAGCGCGTGCTCGGCGGCGTCGTCGAGGTCACCGTCGGCATCCAGGAGACCGACGCCGAGAACTGCCAGTCCTGCCTCGGACAGATCGAGTACGCGGGCACGCTCGAGACGAACCGCGACCCGCACTCGCTCGTCCTCATCCACGAGTTCACGCCCGAAGGCGAGGACGAACCCGTTACGCAAGTCGTTGCGGACAAGACTCGCGACGACTGACCGCTCGCGCGTCGACTCGATTACTGGCCGACTGGCACAGTCGGTCAGCCGGCCGACGACTCGCCCACCGATCCACCCCCGGTTCTATTCGCCCGTATACGGTATTCAAGATATAGAAGCAACCAATGGGTTTTTGATAAGTGAGTGAACTGTACATGATGTGGTTCCAATGATGGACGTCACTGCGATACCGACCGTACCGCTACAGAGCGATGGCGCGGGGATAGTCATCCTCCTGGTGTACCTCGCGATCATCGTCGTTTCCATCGCCGGCATGTGGAAGACGTTCGAGAAGGCAGGCCAGCCCGGCTGGGCCTCCATCATCCCGATCCTGAACATCTACTACATGCTCAAGATCGCGGACCGAGACGCCTGGTGGCTAATCCTCTTTTTCATCCCGGTCATCAGCCTCATCCCCGCGATCATCGTCCCCATCGACATGGCGAAGAACTTCGGGAAGGGCACCGGATTCGGCCTCGGCCTCGCATTCCTCCCGTTCATCTTCTACCCGCTCCTCGGGTTCGGGGACGCGAACTACAACGGCCACGGGCCCGCCGGCGGCGCCGGCGCCGGCGCCAGCGGCACCCAGTTCTAGACGGCACGACCCCGTTTTCTGCGAACACACCCTTACCCAGTCCCAACCACGAACGTCCGGACGAAGTTTGACGCTCCTGTCTCTCGGCGTCTTTGTCCGCTGAGAACGTCCGGACGGAGTCCCCGCGAGCAGGGCGAGACCTTCGGTCTCGCTGGCAGCCGGCGCGTAGCGCCGGCGACGAAGGCGAGCGGGGGCACGTCCGGACGGAGATTTGAACTGGGCGAGACGGTCGCGCTCACTGCGTTCGCGCGCTGCGACTCGCTTGCTCAAATCTCCGTGTCATCGTTTCTCCCGACGCAGACGCCTCGCTATCGCTCGGCGTTGTTGCGTCGGGAGAAACGTCCGGACGGAGATTTGAACTCCGGTCCCTGGCTCCGCAAGCCAAGAGGATAGTCCACTACCCTACCCGGACTCATCTCTACGTTTCGTGGTGGTACACAAGAGGGTTACGATGTGTAGGGGTGGAATCGCGGGGCGGCGCGTGGGGGCTGCTAGCGCGGGGGCTGGATGAAAACAATTTTTCAGCGTGGACAAGCCCTTTCAAAACACGGGTCGTTCGTGGTAGTATGAAGCGACGGGCGCTATTGAAGCGGGCGAGTGCCGTGACGGGTATGGCCGCGTTCGCCGGGTGCCTCAGCGAGGGCGCTGGTTCCGGTGATGTGGAGACGACCGAGGAGACCGGCGGTGACGAGTCGACGACGGGAGAGTCGTCGACGACCGACTCCACGACGACCGAGCCGACGACGACCGAGGCGCCGGTGGCGGTCGCGAAGCAGAGCCTGGAGACGACGAACACGGGCTGTGGGACGGAGAACACAGCCGAGATCGCGTTCGGTAAGAGTGGTGCGTCCGTCGACGGGAAGATCTCGACGAGCGATCCGTGCCACGAGGCCGCGTTCGCGGACGTCTCCTTGAGCGACGGGGCGTTGACGGTGACGTTGGAGGCGATGGCGACGGACGCCGAGGCGTGCGAGCAGTGCCTCGCGGTCGTCGAGTACTCGGCTGGTGTCGAGACGGAGAACGGCGTGCCGGAGTCGGTGACGGTGAAGCATCGGGCGCAGGGGGAGACGTCGGTCGTCGCGGAGCAGTCCCGATAGCTCCGAAACACGACGTTGACTCGCGCGCTCGTGGTGGTCCGAGGCTTCTTGTAGGGAGCCGCAGTAAGCCCGGCGATGATCGCGATTCGTCGACGTCGGGAACCGCAAGCCGGGACCGCGCTCTCCGCGAGAAGACAACGCTTAAGCGGCGTCCAACCATGCGGAATCGTACGATTATGGGCGCGATAGAGGACGTCTACGAGGACCTCGACACCGACGTCGAGCTGGCGGAGTTCCGGGACGCCGTCGAGGCGAAGGTCGAGCAGATGGGTGGCCTCGCCGACGAGGAGTCCGCCGCGATGCTCGTCGCGCACGAACTCGAGGACGGCGAAGTCGAGGGCGTCGCGGACGTCGAGCCGGGGATGGAGGAGGTGAAGTTCGTCGCGAAGGTGACCTCGGTCGGCGAGAAGCGCGGGTTCGAGCGCGACGGCGAGGACCAGCCGGACGGCCGCGTCATCAACGTCGAGGTGGCCGACGAGACGGGGAGTGTCAGGCTCGCGTTCTGGGACGAGAAAGCGGACGCCGCCGAGGAGGAACTGGAGGCAGGAATGGTCCTCAAGGTCGGTGGGCGACCGAAGGAGGGCTACAACGGCGTGGAGGTGAACGTCGACGACGTGGAGCCGGCGCCGGACACGGACGTGAACGTGGACGTCTCCGGGGAGAGCACGATCGACGGACTGAGTCTCGGGTTGTCGGACGTGAACGTGAAGGGGAAGGTGCTGGACACGGAGTCGGTGCGGACGTTCGACCGCGACGACGGCAGCGAGGGGAAGGTCGCGAACCTCGTGCTCGGCGACGAGACCGGGCGCGTTCGCGTGACGATGTGGGACGGGCAGGCCGAGACCGTCGACGACGTGAACGCTGGCGACAGCGTCGAGGTCGTGGACGGCTACACTCGCGAGCGCGACGGCGACCTCGAGTTGCACGTCGGCGAGCGCGGCGCGATCGAGGACCTCGACGAGGAGGTCGCGTACGAGCCCGAGTCCGTGCCGATCGACGACCTCGAGATCGATACGACGGTGGACATCGCTGGCGTGGTGCGGTCGGCGGACCCGAAGCGGACGTTCGACCGCGACGACGGCAGCGAGGGCCAGGTGCGGAACGTGCGCGTGCAGGACGACTCCGGCGACATCCGGGTCGCTTTGTGGGGCGACAAGGCGGACTACGACATCGGCCCCGGGGACCGCGTGGCGTTCGCGGACGTGGAGATACAGGACGGCTGGCAGGACGACCTCGAGGCGTCGGCGGGCTGGCGGTCCTCGGTGACGGTGCTCGACGGGAACGCCACGGAGGCCGACGCGGGGACCGACGGGAGCGGGGACGAAGGTGCGACTGGCCTGGACGCGTTCGCGGACGACGGAGGCGACGACGCCGGCGATGGCGCAAGCGCGTCCGATAGCGGGGGCGGCGGTGGCGTCGCCGCGACGACGCAAGCGCGCGAGGACGGGGAGCGCGTCGAGTTCACGGGCACGGTCGTGCAGGCCGGGAGTCCGGTCGTGCTCGACGACGGCGAGGAGACCATGTCGGTCGACACGGACGCGGACGTCCACCTCGGCCAGGAGGTCACCGTCCGTGGGGACCTCGTCGACGGACGCGTCGACGCCGACGACGTCGTCTGACCCGACGAGAACGACCGCCGCCATCGTTCCCGCTATAGTCCTGATCACGTCGGCCGCGAGTGACGACCTCGTGTGACGTGTCGAGAATGTACGATGCGCGTTCTCCGTCGTCCTCGTTCCGTCACGGAAACTACTAAGGCGTGGCCGAACCCGGGTTGGTGTATGAGCGTCGAGTTGCCGTTCGCGCCGGTGGATACGATCATTCGACGGAACGCTGGCGACCTTCGCGTGAGCGCGGGTGCTGCGGAGGAGCTCGCGCGCCGGATCCAGTCCCACGGCGCGGGCCTCGCCGTCGAAGCCGCCGACGTCGCAACCGAGGACGGCCGGAAGACGCTGATGGCGGAGGACTTCGGCGTGACGGCGAATCTCGACGGGGACGCGCTCGAACTCCCGGTCGCGCCAGTCGACCGGATCGCGCGCATCGACATCGACGACTCGTATCGCGTCTCGATGGACGCCCGCATCGCGCTCGCGGACATCCTCGAGGACTACGCGGACAACGTCGCGAGTGCCGCGGCGACGCTCGCGCGACACGCCGACAGACGCACCGTGAAGGCCGAAGACATCGAGACGTACTTCGCGCTCTTCGAGTGACCCCCAGATGAACTTCGGTTACAGCGGTACGTGCCTCGACCACGACACCGGCCCCCGGCACCCGGAGACGGCGGACCGCTTGCGGGCGATCCGCGAGGGGTTGAAGCGCAAGCACGGCGTGGCGTACGTGGAACCCGACGCGGCGAGCGTGAGCGCGATCGAGCGCGTGCATGACCCCGACTACGTCCGGGAGCTCCGGGAGTTCTGCGCTGACGGCGGCGGGGACTGGGACCCGGACACCGCCGCGGTCGAGGAGTCCTGGAACGCGATCCTGCAGAGCGCCGGGATCGCGCAGTGGGTCGCCGAGTCCGCGCTCGACGGCGACCAGGGGCGGGACACGCCGTTCTCGCTCGGCCGGCCGCCCGGGCATCACGCCGTCGCGGACGACGCGATGGGGTTCTGTTTCGTGAACAACGTCGCCGTCGCCGCGGACCACGCGCTCTCCGAGCGCGACGTCGACCGCGTCGCGATCGTCGACTGGGACGTCCATCACGGGAACGGCACGCAGGACATCTGGTACGACGACGACCGCGTGTTCTTCGCGAGCCTCCAGGAGTCCGGGCTCTACCCCGGGACGGGCGAACTTGACGAGACCGGCGAGGGCGACGGCGAAGGGACGACGTTGAACCTCCCGATGCCCGCCGGTGCCGGGGACGCGGACTACGCCGCCGCCATCGAGGACGTCGTCGCGCCCGCCGTCGAACGGTTCGACCCCGGCCTCCTCCTGGTGTCCGCGGGGTTCGACGCGCACCGCCACGACCCGATCTCGCGGATGC is part of the Halorubellus sp. JP-L1 genome and harbors:
- the azf gene encoding NAD-dependent glucose-6-phosphate dehydrogenase Azf — translated: MDDPVLLTGARGHVGTALLDYAGEEYDWRLLDRDPPADADEYPGEFVVADITDEDAVRDAVAGCGAVVHLAGDPRKTAPWSSVLSNNVDGTHTVLQAAVDEGVEKVAFASSNHAVKHYETERKPDLYREHDDFLLDGSELPRPGNLYGVSKAAGETLGRYYHDEHDLSFVAVRIGNLTEEHPPKDYERGQAMWLSYRDCGHLFQRTIEADYDYEIVYGISNNDRKYYSLENAKDVLGYEPRDNSAEYAGE
- a CDS encoding HVO_2922 family protein, which encodes MSDEPLYKTTQTATRKAIASYLHNVANAFDSGDAVPVADSVTVTPPGEVEMEVDVEREGDESSYEVEFAWPAADGDVDTDADVAASGIGSDAVDADAESPDDAGAGGDDADAAGEREATEEVAETVPAGSKATFEIYRDRANEWRWRLRHDNGNVIADSGEGYDRKAGARNGIESVQRNAAGADVDEQS
- a CDS encoding DUF309 domain-containing protein, producing the protein MRANLRAGLALFNDGFYHAAHDPLEGAWLESDRDDADGRFLQGLVQLTAAVHHARGRNWEGCVGLAESALEYLDGVPDDYSGVDVALVRRVLETLASDPEVVERRAMPVLEFEGERVTRERLAPDAAALAAEALAAERGLDASVVERAAAYAREDRQRQSDDDRAASARNEAAKLERFLVDFATADDDYAIVYQRLADHVERRDHRASDVDGLFE
- a CDS encoding DUF5684 domain-containing protein — translated: MMDVTAIPTVPLQSDGAGIVILLVYLAIIVVSIAGMWKTFEKAGQPGWASIIPILNIYYMLKIADRDAWWLILFFIPVISLIPAIIVPIDMAKNFGKGTGFGLGLAFLPFIFYPLLGFGDANYNGHGPAGGAGAGASGTQF
- a CDS encoding single-stranded DNA binding protein; the encoded protein is MGAIEDVYEDLDTDVELAEFRDAVEAKVEQMGGLADEESAAMLVAHELEDGEVEGVADVEPGMEEVKFVAKVTSVGEKRGFERDGEDQPDGRVINVEVADETGSVRLAFWDEKADAAEEELEAGMVLKVGGRPKEGYNGVEVNVDDVEPAPDTDVNVDVSGESTIDGLSLGLSDVNVKGKVLDTESVRTFDRDDGSEGKVANLVLGDETGRVRVTMWDGQAETVDDVNAGDSVEVVDGYTRERDGDLELHVGERGAIEDLDEEVAYEPESVPIDDLEIDTTVDIAGVVRSADPKRTFDRDDGSEGQVRNVRVQDDSGDIRVALWGDKADYDIGPGDRVAFADVEIQDGWQDDLEASAGWRSSVTVLDGNATEADAGTDGSGDEGATGLDAFADDGGDDAGDGASASDSGGGGGVAATTQAREDGERVEFTGTVVQAGSPVVLDDGEETMSVDTDADVHLGQEVTVRGDLVDGRVDADDVV
- a CDS encoding histone, which encodes MSVELPFAPVDTIIRRNAGDLRVSAGAAEELARRIQSHGAGLAVEAADVATEDGRKTLMAEDFGVTANLDGDALELPVAPVDRIARIDIDDSYRVSMDARIALADILEDYADNVASAAATLARHADRRTVKAEDIETYFALFE
- a CDS encoding histone deacetylase produces the protein MNFGYSGTCLDHDTGPRHPETADRLRAIREGLKRKHGVAYVEPDAASVSAIERVHDPDYVRELREFCADGGGDWDPDTAAVEESWNAILQSAGIAQWVAESALDGDQGRDTPFSLGRPPGHHAVADDAMGFCFVNNVAVAADHALSERDVDRVAIVDWDVHHGNGTQDIWYDDDRVFFASLQESGLYPGTGELDETGEGDGEGTTLNLPMPAGAGDADYAAAIEDVVAPAVERFDPGLLLVSAGFDAHRHDPISRMRVSTEGYAIMTDQLRALADAVDAPIGFVLEGGYGLDVLAEGVAMVHETFDGRDPIPTDEAVDDDVRDLVDEARAIHDLD